From Synoicihabitans lomoniglobus, the proteins below share one genomic window:
- a CDS encoding DNA-3-methyladenine glycosylase, translating to MGNCAGIGNPGIANGASPPNNDGMARIVAASEWSTVQTVQHARSLLGKLLVRQSPTDGTRIRTRITETEAYDGPRDQASHAFRGRTPRTSVMFEPAGVWYVYLCYGVHEMLNLVTGPRDYPAAVLIRGTQRIQGPGRLTKRLGIDRDLNTQPCAPASGLWLEDDGRVVPADEVSATPRIGIDYAGPNWAAKPWRFVWRGSDES from the coding sequence GTGGGGAATTGCGCGGGAATCGGCAACCCCGGCATTGCCAACGGTGCCTCTCCGCCCAACAACGACGGGATGGCTCGCATCGTCGCCGCGTCCGAGTGGTCCACCGTCCAAACCGTGCAGCATGCGCGGAGCCTGCTCGGGAAGCTTTTGGTCCGCCAGTCGCCGACGGACGGAACACGTATCCGAACCCGCATTACAGAGACGGAGGCATATGACGGCCCGCGGGATCAGGCCAGCCACGCGTTTCGCGGTCGCACCCCGCGCACTTCGGTCATGTTTGAACCGGCGGGCGTCTGGTATGTGTATTTGTGTTACGGCGTGCACGAAATGCTCAATCTCGTCACCGGACCGCGCGACTATCCGGCCGCCGTGCTGATTCGTGGCACGCAACGCATTCAAGGCCCGGGACGTCTCACGAAACGCCTCGGGATCGACCGCGATTTGAATACCCAGCCTTGTGCTCCGGCGAGCGGCTTGTGGTTGGAGGATGACGGACGGGTCGTTCCCGCGGACGAAGTGAGTGCCACGCCCCGGATCGGCATCGATTACGCCGGCCCGAATTGGGCCGCCAAACCGTGGCGATTTGTTTGGCGGGGTTCAGACGAGTCCTAG
- a CDS encoding PfkB family carbohydrate kinase, whose translation MPASTLTFTANPLAETTLTFASSLAFGRTHRAQQESFQVGGKGFNVAKMMQRLGAEVSALSFAGGPTGAHCRAWLQDHAQYPWELIPTLPSTRAGWVARDADHGETTFLGPDQPLDAAAAFAAATRLSKLSADASVAICGSIPGWDRSACQPLQTACRHLAETDRLIVDTYGPPLRDLVELPLTLVKINRDEFKQLLQSCDCSPSLAAAQRRFPVQRWVITDGRHDIEFATAHSSGHVSPPVISEVSATGSGDVFLASVLSSDFRSANPDWIDIITRAAHLAAANAAHVEIAEFELFP comes from the coding sequence GTGCCCGCCTCCACTCTCACTTTCACCGCCAATCCCCTGGCCGAAACCACGCTGACCTTCGCGTCGTCCCTGGCATTCGGCCGCACGCATCGTGCGCAACAGGAGTCGTTTCAAGTCGGCGGCAAGGGCTTCAATGTCGCCAAAATGATGCAGCGCCTCGGAGCCGAGGTATCTGCCTTGAGCTTTGCTGGCGGCCCCACCGGCGCGCATTGCCGCGCCTGGCTGCAGGATCACGCCCAGTATCCCTGGGAACTCATCCCCACTCTCCCCTCCACGCGCGCCGGATGGGTCGCCCGCGATGCCGATCACGGCGAAACCACGTTCCTCGGCCCCGATCAACCGCTCGATGCCGCGGCCGCCTTTGCGGCGGCCACGCGTTTGTCCAAACTCAGCGCCGACGCCTCCGTGGCAATCTGCGGCAGCATTCCCGGCTGGGATCGGTCGGCCTGCCAGCCGTTGCAAACTGCCTGCCGCCACCTGGCCGAAACCGATCGTCTCATCGTCGACACCTATGGTCCGCCCTTGCGGGATCTGGTGGAACTGCCGCTGACGTTGGTCAAAATCAACCGGGACGAGTTTAAGCAACTCCTGCAATCGTGCGATTGTTCGCCCAGTCTGGCCGCCGCCCAACGCCGTTTCCCCGTGCAACGCTGGGTTATCACCGACGGTCGCCATGATATCGAGTTCGCCACCGCCCATTCCTCGGGCCACGTGTCACCGCCGGTCATCTCCGAAGTGTCGGCCACGGGATCGGGCGATGTGTTCCTCGCCTCAGTGTTGAGCTCCGACTTCAGATCGGCGAATCCCGATTGGATCGACATCATCACGCGAGCGGCGCACCTGGCGGCGGCCAATGCGGCCCACGTCGAGATTGCGGAATTCGAACTCTTTCCCTAA
- a CDS encoding class I SAM-dependent methyltransferase, with product MPPLTPEDVKSLFCHDAVVDHYAAAAVDIGLWRSEEVFFQQALAVSDTILELGCGSGRIALGLWELGYRQIMGTDFSREMIKSARRLAGKLEYAVPFRVADATALKFEDAMFDGVIFGFNGLMQIPSRERRRGALREMLRVVRPGGTLVFTTHDRAVGAKPEFWTEEKERWAAGHQDPRLVEFGDLFVDGPHGDIYIHIPTRDEIVADLAAVGAEIVTDVMRSEIAQEPADVVEFSVECRFWQVRRPAEA from the coding sequence ATGCCACCGCTGACTCCCGAAGACGTCAAATCCCTGTTTTGTCACGATGCCGTGGTGGACCATTATGCCGCGGCGGCGGTGGACATCGGATTGTGGCGGTCGGAGGAAGTTTTTTTCCAGCAAGCTCTGGCAGTTTCGGACACGATTTTGGAGCTGGGGTGCGGCAGCGGTCGCATTGCGCTGGGCCTGTGGGAGCTGGGTTATCGACAGATTATGGGCACCGATTTTTCACGGGAAATGATCAAGTCCGCCCGGCGTCTGGCGGGAAAGCTGGAGTATGCGGTGCCGTTTCGCGTGGCCGACGCGACGGCGCTCAAATTTGAGGACGCGATGTTCGACGGGGTGATTTTTGGCTTCAACGGGCTCATGCAGATTCCGAGTCGCGAACGTCGACGGGGAGCGTTGCGCGAAATGCTGCGGGTGGTGCGACCGGGCGGAACATTGGTTTTCACCACTCATGATCGGGCGGTGGGCGCGAAACCGGAGTTTTGGACCGAGGAAAAGGAGCGGTGGGCGGCGGGCCACCAGGACCCCCGTTTGGTCGAATTCGGTGATTTGTTCGTCGATGGACCGCACGGTGACATTTACATCCACATTCCAACGCGCGATGAAATCGTGGCAGACTTGGCGGCCGTCGGTGCTGAGATCGTCACCGACGTCATGCGATCGGAAATAGCGCAGGAACCGGCCGATGTGGTCGAGTTCTCCGTGGAATGCCGCTTTTGGCAGGTGCGGCGACCGGCCGAGGCGTGA
- the rplU gene encoding 50S ribosomal protein L21 has translation MKATIKTQGQQFAVSEGDILTVNRYPNTEAGDAVEITEVLSSGEGAEFKLGTPRLDGAKVTAKVLENKRGTKVIVFKKKKRKGYHKQRGHRQELSVIKIETISA, from the coding sequence ATGAAAGCGACTATCAAAACCCAAGGCCAGCAGTTCGCCGTAAGCGAAGGCGACATCCTGACCGTAAACCGCTATCCGAACACGGAAGCCGGTGATGCGGTGGAGATTACGGAGGTTCTCTCCTCTGGCGAGGGCGCTGAATTCAAACTCGGCACCCCGCGTCTCGACGGCGCGAAAGTGACGGCCAAGGTCCTCGAGAACAAGCGCGGCACCAAGGTCATCGTCTTCAAAAAGAAGAAGCGCAAAGGCTACCACAAGCAACGCGGCCATCGTCAGGAGCTGTCGGTTATCAAAATCGAGACCATCAGCGCCTAA
- the rpmA gene encoding 50S ribosomal protein L27 → MAHKKGAGSTSNGRDSHSKRLGVKKFGGQKVIAGNIILRQRGTKFHAGKHVGTGRDWTLFALKDGVVEFDKAHRSVAVVEA, encoded by the coding sequence ATGGCACATAAAAAAGGTGCAGGTTCTACCAGCAACGGACGCGACAGCCATTCCAAGCGCCTCGGCGTGAAGAAGTTCGGCGGCCAAAAGGTTATCGCTGGCAACATCATCCTCCGTCAGCGCGGGACCAAGTTCCACGCGGGCAAGCACGTCGGCACGGGCCGCGACTGGACCCTGTTCGCGTTGAAGGACGGCGTCGTCGAGTTCGACAAGGCTCACCGCAGCGTGGCCGTCGTCGAAGCGTAA
- the pheA gene encoding prephenate dehydratase, whose protein sequence is MSDALEPIRQKIDALDHDLVRLLNERLGLAAEIGKVKRSSGGSIYASEREDKVLRKVCGLNEGPIKDEALKAIYREIMSAAIALEKATKIVYLGPEATNTHAAAIKKFGASIDYEGMGTIADLFTAVEKGEADYAVIPIENSTEGSVREALDNFVESDLKIVAQIYLEISHSLISNESLEGITKVYSKDQALAQCRHWLQRHLPHAQLIDASSTARAVEIAANEPGAAAVAGELAAQHHDVPVIAANIQDKSDNTTRFFVLGKKPAGAVGSGRDMSSFLISLGDQASSHSGALLKMLMPMAERGINLSKIESRPSKRRPWDYYFFVDVSGHYQDANMQEALSELSAFCPMVKWLGSYPVVN, encoded by the coding sequence ATGAGTGACGCCCTCGAACCCATCCGGCAGAAAATCGACGCCCTTGATCACGACTTGGTGCGACTGCTCAACGAGCGTCTCGGACTCGCGGCCGAGATTGGCAAGGTCAAGCGCAGCAGCGGCGGCTCCATCTATGCGTCCGAGCGCGAAGACAAGGTGTTGCGCAAGGTCTGCGGACTCAATGAGGGACCGATCAAGGACGAGGCGCTCAAGGCGATCTATCGCGAGATCATGTCGGCCGCCATCGCGTTGGAGAAAGCGACCAAGATCGTTTACCTCGGACCGGAAGCCACCAACACGCACGCCGCCGCGATCAAGAAGTTTGGGGCCAGCATTGATTATGAAGGCATGGGCACCATCGCCGATCTCTTCACCGCGGTGGAAAAAGGCGAGGCCGATTACGCGGTCATTCCCATTGAAAATTCCACCGAAGGCAGCGTGCGCGAAGCCTTGGACAATTTCGTCGAGAGCGACCTGAAAATCGTCGCACAGATCTACCTCGAAATCAGTCACTCCTTGATTTCCAACGAATCGCTCGAAGGCATCACCAAGGTCTATTCCAAAGACCAGGCATTGGCCCAATGTCGCCATTGGTTGCAGCGGCATCTGCCCCACGCGCAGTTGATCGATGCCTCCAGCACGGCGCGCGCGGTGGAAATCGCGGCCAACGAACCCGGCGCCGCGGCCGTCGCTGGTGAACTCGCCGCCCAGCACCACGATGTGCCGGTGATCGCCGCCAACATTCAGGACAAAAGCGACAACACCACGCGTTTCTTTGTGCTGGGGAAAAAGCCGGCCGGCGCGGTCGGCAGTGGGCGCGACATGTCGAGCTTTCTGATTTCACTGGGCGACCAAGCTTCGTCCCATTCGGGAGCGCTTTTGAAGATGCTCATGCCGATGGCGGAACGGGGAATCAATCTCTCCAAAATCGAGTCGCGTCCGAGCAAACGTCGACCGTGGGACTACTACTTTTTCGTCGATGTTTCCGGGCACTATCAAGACGCCAACATGCAGGAAGCGTTGTCCGAACTGAGCGCCTTTTGCCCGATGGTGAAGTGGCTCGGCAGTTACCCCGTGGTCAACTGA
- the scpB gene encoding SMC-Scp complex subunit ScpB: protein MSKRLRYRQAVFSALLRTNRRPEISALDRMAFNLQSVLKALLFSSGQPLSLNDFQSVITRFREQHAAPEAPAAEPGTESAAPAEEVVEEDARDEIGADDVPELITTAQLREALEAIEQQLRESDDVYLLMEGAQGYRIVCNPRYAKWVRALRNEPPPAKLSQSALETLAVVSYRQPVTRSEIEAVRGVSADAGLNKLLERELIYVTGRAELPGRPLQYGTTEKFLEFVGVKSLVELPASDVLSPRQIDEWLKDAMNPTTPGDVEMGLPLEEGEGDTPMEDDAHIEISATDAAASEAPEEAPAEGVEATPESAVDAEPETEAATAAPDEETDSPKPSSA from the coding sequence ATGAGCAAACGCCTCCGCTACCGGCAAGCGGTGTTTTCGGCATTGCTTCGAACGAACCGTCGCCCCGAAATCTCAGCTCTCGATCGCATGGCTTTCAATCTCCAGTCCGTCCTCAAGGCATTGCTCTTTTCCTCCGGGCAACCGCTGTCGCTCAACGACTTCCAATCCGTCATCACACGGTTCCGGGAACAGCACGCCGCGCCCGAAGCGCCCGCCGCCGAACCGGGCACGGAATCCGCCGCTCCGGCCGAAGAGGTGGTGGAGGAGGATGCCCGTGATGAGATCGGGGCCGACGATGTGCCGGAACTCATCACGACAGCGCAATTGCGCGAGGCATTGGAAGCGATCGAGCAGCAACTGCGCGAGTCGGACGATGTCTATCTTTTGATGGAAGGCGCGCAGGGTTACCGCATCGTGTGCAATCCGCGCTACGCCAAGTGGGTGCGGGCGTTGCGCAACGAGCCTCCTCCCGCGAAGCTCTCGCAGTCGGCTTTGGAAACCCTGGCCGTGGTCTCTTATCGTCAGCCCGTGACACGTAGCGAGATCGAGGCGGTGCGCGGCGTGTCGGCCGATGCTGGTTTGAACAAGTTGCTCGAACGCGAGCTGATCTACGTTACCGGTCGCGCAGAATTACCGGGGCGACCGTTGCAATATGGCACCACGGAGAAATTTTTGGAATTCGTGGGCGTGAAATCGCTGGTCGAGTTGCCGGCATCCGACGTGCTCTCGCCGCGCCAAATCGATGAATGGCTCAAGGACGCCATGAATCCCACCACGCCCGGGGATGTGGAAATGGGTCTGCCGCTGGAAGAAGGCGAGGGCGATACGCCGATGGAAGACGACGCGCACATCGAAATCTCGGCCACCGACGCGGCGGCATCGGAAGCGCCGGAGGAAGCTCCCGCGGAGGGAGTCGAAGCGACGCCGGAGTCGGCAGTGGACGCCGAACCCGAAACGGAAGCGGCAACGGCTGCGCCCGACGAAGAGACCGATTCACCGAAACCCTCGTCCGCATAA
- the ilvD gene encoding dihydroxy-acid dehydratase, with the protein MSDLTSIPRPHSSVVVDGNDRAAARSMLRAVGFEDDDFNKPQIAVASAASDMTPCNVHLGDLSEHARTGIAAAGGKPVYFNTITVTDGISMGTQGMRYSLVSREVIADSIETAVAAEGFDGLVAIGGCDKNMPGAMIAIARLNRPAVFIYGGTILPGFLAGDEHHERPLDIVSVFEAVGKHAKGELDDAGLKAVEKAAIPGPGSCGGMYTANTMASAIEAMGMSLPNSSAQLAVGEEKRKDCERAGAAVVAMLKNDLKPRDIMTREAFENAITVCLALGGSTNLILHLLAIAHAAEVPLALDDFKTIGERVPLLGDLKPFGKYNMSHLVRIGGIRPMMKMLLDRGLLHGDCMTVSGQTMAESLADVKPYGAYPTEQDIIHPWDQPIKTETHLRVLRGNLAPDGAVGKITGKEGLYFKGTAKVYESEEDALQGILRGDVVKGDVVVIRNEGPVGGPGMREMLSPTAAVAGRGLIKDVALITDGRFSGGSHGFDVGHITPEAANGGPIGIVASGDTIEIDAVKNTISVLISDDVYAARMAAFKPRGPGATRGVLGKYAKLVASASEGAVTDKGL; encoded by the coding sequence ATGAGCGATTTGACCTCCATTCCCCGCCCCCACTCCTCAGTTGTTGTCGACGGCAATGATCGCGCCGCCGCCCGGTCCATGTTGCGTGCCGTCGGTTTTGAAGACGACGATTTCAACAAGCCGCAAATCGCCGTGGCTTCCGCGGCCAGCGACATGACGCCGTGCAATGTGCATCTGGGTGACTTGAGTGAACACGCCCGGACCGGTATCGCCGCCGCCGGAGGCAAGCCGGTTTACTTCAATACCATTACCGTCACCGACGGCATCAGCATGGGCACGCAGGGCATGCGCTACAGCCTCGTGTCGCGCGAGGTCATTGCCGACTCCATTGAGACGGCCGTGGCGGCCGAAGGCTTTGACGGCCTCGTCGCCATCGGCGGTTGCGACAAAAACATGCCCGGCGCGATGATCGCCATCGCTCGCCTCAACCGCCCCGCCGTGTTCATCTATGGCGGCACCATTCTGCCCGGTTTCCTCGCCGGCGACGAACATCACGAACGTCCCCTCGACATCGTCTCGGTCTTCGAAGCGGTGGGCAAACATGCCAAGGGCGAGCTCGACGATGCGGGCCTCAAAGCCGTGGAAAAAGCCGCCATCCCCGGCCCCGGTTCCTGCGGTGGCATGTATACGGCCAACACCATGGCGTCCGCCATCGAAGCCATGGGCATGAGTTTGCCCAACAGCAGTGCCCAACTCGCCGTGGGCGAAGAAAAGCGCAAGGACTGCGAACGCGCCGGGGCCGCCGTCGTCGCCATGCTCAAAAACGATCTGAAGCCCCGCGACATCATGACCCGGGAGGCCTTCGAAAACGCCATCACGGTTTGTTTGGCCTTGGGCGGTTCCACCAATCTGATCCTGCACCTATTGGCCATCGCGCATGCCGCCGAAGTGCCCCTCGCCCTCGATGACTTCAAAACCATCGGCGAACGCGTGCCACTCCTCGGCGACCTCAAGCCTTTCGGCAAATACAACATGAGCCACCTCGTGCGCATCGGCGGTATCCGCCCCATGATGAAGATGCTGCTCGATCGCGGCCTGTTGCACGGCGACTGCATGACCGTCTCCGGCCAAACCATGGCGGAATCGTTGGCCGACGTGAAGCCCTACGGCGCGTATCCAACCGAGCAGGACATCATTCACCCCTGGGACCAGCCGATCAAAACCGAGACCCACCTCCGCGTCTTGCGCGGCAATCTCGCTCCCGACGGCGCCGTGGGAAAAATCACCGGCAAGGAAGGCCTCTACTTCAAAGGCACCGCCAAAGTCTACGAAAGCGAAGAGGACGCGCTGCAGGGCATCCTCCGCGGTGATGTCGTCAAAGGTGACGTCGTCGTGATCCGCAACGAAGGTCCGGTCGGCGGCCCCGGCATGCGCGAAATGCTGTCGCCCACCGCCGCCGTAGCCGGTCGCGGTCTCATCAAAGACGTCGCCTTGATCACTGACGGTCGTTTCTCCGGCGGCAGCCACGGTTTCGACGTTGGCCACATCACCCCCGAAGCCGCCAATGGCGGTCCGATCGGCATCGTGGCCTCCGGCGACACCATCGAAATTGACGCCGTGAAGAACACGATCTCGGTCCTGATTTCCGACGACGTCTACGCCGCGCGCATGGCCGCCTTCAAACCCCGCGGTCCCGGTGCCACCCGCGGCGTGTTGGGCAAATACGCCAAACTCGTCGCCAGCGCTTCCGAAGGCGCGGTCACCGACAAGGGACTGTGA
- a CDS encoding GNAT family N-acetyltransferase: MHTSRAHRLRPVRPADSAFLLRLFAANRAAELMATRWSSERQMQFLTQQFEARQVDYARRFPTALDQIVLWGGEAVGRLLMQRSGDEIHIVDIALLPVFQRRGIGRDLLRGVLKIARHEKVVVSLTVDVRNRALTLYQCEDFVTVGRMGSHLSLRWTPPEMNPPG; the protein is encoded by the coding sequence ATGCATACTTCCCGCGCGCATCGTTTGCGTCCGGTTCGACCGGCTGATTCTGCGTTTTTGCTTCGTTTGTTTGCGGCAAACCGCGCGGCCGAGTTGATGGCGACGCGTTGGAGCAGTGAGCGACAAATGCAGTTTCTGACCCAGCAATTCGAAGCGCGTCAGGTGGACTACGCGCGCAGATTTCCGACCGCGCTTGACCAAATCGTGCTGTGGGGCGGAGAGGCCGTCGGCCGATTGCTGATGCAGCGAAGTGGCGATGAGATTCATATCGTGGATATCGCGCTTCTACCCGTTTTCCAAAGGCGTGGAATTGGTCGGGACTTGCTGCGGGGAGTATTGAAGATTGCGCGTCACGAGAAAGTGGTGGTTTCGCTCACGGTAGACGTTCGCAATCGGGCGCTCACACTTTATCAGTGTGAAGATTTTGTGACGGTGGGGCGCATGGGTTCCCATTTAAGTTTGCGGTGGACTCCTCCGGAAATGAACCCGCCGGGATGA